In Aureibacillus halotolerans, the genomic window CAGGGCGCCTTCATATTGATGAAGGGTTGATGGATGAACTTAAGCAAATTAAAGAGGCCACGCAGCCAGATGAAATCTTGCTCGTTGTAGATGCTATGACAGGTCAAGATGCTGTCAATGTAGCAGAGAGCTTTAATGAACAGCTCGGGCTTACAGGCGTGGTCCTAACGAAGCTTGACGGTGACACACGTGGTGGTGCAGCTTTATCTATTCGCTCAGTCACGCAAACCCCAATTAAATACGTCGGTACCGGTGAGAAGCTGGATGCGATTGAGTCCTTCCACCCTGATCGTATGGCATCGCGAATTCTTGGCATGGGTGACGTCCTTTCGCTTATCGAAAAAGCCCAGACAAACGTCGATGAGAAAAAGGCAAAAGAGCTGGAAGATAAGTTTCGTTCCATGTCCTTTACGTTTGATGACTTCCTTGAGCAGCTAGGCCAAGTGAAGCAAATGGGGCCATTGGACGAATTGCTCGGCATGCTCCCAGGCGCAAACAAAATGAAAGGCATGAAAAATCTCGAAGTGGACGACAAACAACTTGTTTTCGTGGAAGCCATCATTCAGTCCATGACCAAAAAAGAAAGAGAAACACCAGAGATCCTCAATGCCAGTCGCAAAAAACGAATCGCCAAAGGCAGTGGAACATCCGTGCAAAAAGTCAACCAGCTGCTCAAGCAATTCTCAGAAATGAAGAAAATGATGAAGCAAATGACAAACATGCAAAAAGGCGGCGGCAAGAAAAAAGGCGGCGCAATGAAATTCCCGTTCATGTAACTGGTTAGGACATAAGTGATGTATCGTGATAAAAATCCGTAGAATTTAATTGAATTGAGTTTAATTCATTACCTTTTTCTTTTTGTGTAAAATGTTTTTATTTTGCCTAGGTCTCTCGTATTAAGTTTACCGCAGGCAATTAACGTAGGCGAAATACGTAGACTCCTGCGGGAACAGCGCGAGCTGAAGATCCCGCAGGAAAGCTTGCTTTCCGAGGAAGCTGAAGCCGTGCCCGCGGAAAGCGAAGTATTTTGCCGAAG contains:
- the ffh gene encoding signal recognition particle protein — translated: MAFEGLADRLQATLQKIKGKGKVTEADVKEMMREVRMALLEADVNFRVVKSFVNTVKERAIGQEVLDSLTPGQQVIKVVREELANLMGGESAKLEMSKKPPTVIMMVGLQGAGKTTTTGKLANHLRKKQNKTPLLAAGDVYRPAAIDQLETLGREINIPVFSKGTEANPVDIAKEAVAKAKEDHNDVVFIDTAGRLHIDEGLMDELKQIKEATQPDEILLVVDAMTGQDAVNVAESFNEQLGLTGVVLTKLDGDTRGGAALSIRSVTQTPIKYVGTGEKLDAIESFHPDRMASRILGMGDVLSLIEKAQTNVDEKKAKELEDKFRSMSFTFDDFLEQLGQVKQMGPLDELLGMLPGANKMKGMKNLEVDDKQLVFVEAIIQSMTKKERETPEILNASRKKRIAKGSGTSVQKVNQLLKQFSEMKKMMKQMTNMQKGGGKKKGGAMKFPFM